One stretch of Schlesneria sp. DSM 10557 DNA includes these proteins:
- a CDS encoding DUF1080 domain-containing protein, with protein MRFLLARSLAHSFVALLFGALLLSPYVLGAEGESCPLFNGKDLTGWEGDMTLWKVADNAIVGDSPGIGHNQFLVTKHEFDDFELTVEFRLTEGVGNSGIQFRSKRVENSTEVSGYQADIGENYWGCLYDESRRNKVLVKPPAVFEKSLKKGDWNTYLIRAKGDHIVLKINGVTTVDYHEKDPQIARKGVIGLQVHSGGPLKVEFRNIEIRSLKD; from the coding sequence ATGCGATTCCTCCTTGCACGTTCGCTTGCCCATTCCTTTGTAGCCCTGCTTTTCGGCGCGCTGTTACTCAGTCCTTATGTGCTGGGGGCAGAGGGGGAATCCTGCCCTCTCTTCAACGGAAAAGATCTGACGGGCTGGGAAGGGGATATGACACTGTGGAAGGTTGCCGACAATGCGATTGTCGGTGACTCCCCGGGAATCGGGCACAATCAGTTCCTCGTCACGAAGCATGAATTCGACGACTTTGAGCTGACGGTGGAGTTTCGGTTGACGGAGGGAGTCGGAAATTCCGGCATCCAGTTCCGATCGAAGCGAGTCGAGAACAGTACCGAAGTTTCTGGATATCAGGCCGACATTGGCGAAAACTACTGGGGCTGTCTGTACGACGAATCCCGCAGGAACAAGGTTCTGGTGAAACCCCCGGCCGTATTTGAAAAGTCGCTCAAGAAAGGGGACTGGAATACGTACCTGATCCGTGCCAAGGGGGATCACATCGTCCTCAAGATCAACGGTGTTACCACAGTCGACTACCACGAAAAGGATCCTCAGATCGCCCGTAAAGGGGTGATCGGGCTGCAGGTCCACAGCGGCGGACCGCTCAAGGTTGAGTTCCGAAATATCGAGATTCGATCCTTGAAAGACTGA